One window of the Eucalyptus grandis isolate ANBG69807.140 chromosome 6, ASM1654582v1, whole genome shotgun sequence genome contains the following:
- the LOC104450702 gene encoding auxin-responsive protein SAUR21-like: MNKHRVGGWPKNMLKQWLRSPPQHHRHQPPPHASRKPQGDNLTESLLAMEFWDDRRPPGRVPKGSLVVYVGPKLRRFVIPANYLSAPEFRTLMERVAEEVGFEQEGGLQIPCCEEEDFEEILARCRAFPQMMSKPKRNRSNRKT; encoded by the coding sequence ATGAATAAACATCGAGTTGGCGGGTGGCCCAAGAACATGCTCAAGCAATGGCTACGGTCGCCTCCACAGCATCACCGCCACCAGCCTCCTCCTCATGCGTCCAGGAAACCGCAGGGAGACAATTTGACGGAATCATTGCTCGCCATGGAGTTCTGGGACGACAGGAGGCCACCGGGAAGAGTGCCAAAGGGGTCCCTGGTGGTGTACGTCGGGCCAAAGCTGAGGAGGTTTGTGATCCCGGCAAACTACCTGTCAGCACCGGAGTTCAGGACTTTGATGGAACGGGTGGCCGAGGAGGTCGGGTTCGAGCAGGAGGGGGGGCTTCAGATCCCTTGTTGTGAGGAAGAAGATTTTGAGGAAATCCTGGCCAGGTGCAGGGCATTCCCCCAGATGATGTCCAAGCCAAAAAGAAATAGGAGTAATAGGAAGACTTAA
- the LOC104452264 gene encoding F-box protein At5g07610 produces the protein MRGTVELGPERRRSPADPGIGGVDDVLIEVLVRLPRKTLLRCKLVCRRWRHLISGPLFVAEYSRRHARLHSSGFYLQRLLLCELYPSLKFVSCDTPAEALAGSGPRPGADASLADLIEDEHGVFIRHSCNGFLLCSSSRCPLGDRVYYICTPPTRQFLPLPDPGCRTVFAINIAFDPAKSLYRLVCVADSELSERHRQILVCSSHFGRWRESGKPFLVSDELLFDRGAYWSGGLHWIGRGRSALRFRVEDEVLMEMAMPPIQEGWSERKLGYFGESGGHLYLVEIYGSSTTAFDVMALARDYSGWFMKYHVDLEAVARDLVRSLQRIIDMVAAYAFSVLHIVHRQGGEEEECFMVLRIPSKFVLYDLKTNTAMDIGDSMPQLWSIKQDGGLFYTWEGVYQYKDALCYL, from the coding sequence ATGCGTGGCACCGTCGAGCTCGGGCCGGAGCGGCGCCGATCGCCGGCCGACCCGGGGATCGGGGGCGTGGACGACGTCCTGATCGAAGTCCTGGTCCGCCTCCCCCGGAAGACCCTGCTGAGGTGCAAGCTCGTCTGCCGGCGGTGGCGCCACCTCATCTCCGGCCCCCTCTTCGTCGCCGAGTACTCCCGCCGCCACGCCCGCCTCCACTCCTCCGGGTTCTACCTCCAAAGGTTGCTGCTTTGCGAGCTCTACCCGTCCCTCAAGTTCGTCTCCTGCGACACCCCGGCGGAGGCCCTGGCCGGCTCCGGTCCTCGCCCCGGCGCCGACGCTTCTCTGGCTGACTTGATCGAAGACGAGCATGGGGTGTTCATTCGGCATTCCTGCAACGGCTTCCTCCTCTGCAGCAGCTCCCGGTGTCCCCTGGGCGATCGGGTTTACTACATCTGCACGCCGCCCACCAGGCAGTTCCTCCCTCTCCCCGACCCGGGCTGCAGGACCGTCTTCGCGATCAACATAGCCTTCGATCCCGCCAAATCCCTTTACCGGCTCGTGTGCGTCGCCGACTCCGAACTGTCGGAGCGGCACCGGCAGATTCTCGTGTGCTCCTCGCACTTCGGCCGCTGGAGGGAATCGGGGAAGCCGTTCCTCGTTTCGGATGAGCTGTTGTTCGACCGGGGCGCGTATTGGAGTGGCGGACTTCACTGGATTGGCAGGGGAAGGTCTGCGCTCCGGTTCCGTGTGGAAGACGAGGTTTTGATGGAGATGGCGATGCCGCCGATCCAAGAAGGGTGGTCCGAGAGGAAATTGGGCTACTTCGGGGAATCAGGAGGCCATCTCTATCTGGTGGAGATCTACGGCTCGTCTACTACTGCCTTTGATGTGATGGCGTTGGCGAGGGACTACTCCGGCTGGTTCATGAAGTACCATGTCGATCTTGAAGCAGTGGCGAGGGATTTGGTGAGGAGTCTGCAGAGGATTATCGATATGGTGGCCGCTTACGCCTTCTCTGTCCTGCATATTGTTCATAGgcaaggaggagaggaggaagagtgTTTCATGGTATTGCGCATCCCCAGCAAATTTGTGTTATACGACCTCAAGACGAACACGGCCATGGACATTGGCGACTCGATGCCCCAGCTCTGGAGCATTAAACAGGACGGTGGTTTGTTTTATACCTGGGAAGGAGTCTACCAATACAAGGATGCTCTTTGTTATCTTTGA